The DNA sequence GTCACCTACCAAATGGTCCGCGCCCACATCGCCATCCTCCGCGGGACGCCTGCCGGCACACCGACGAGGCCTCCGACGGTGCGGCAGGTGACCGGCTGGCTCACCCAGCACCCCACCACTCTGAGCGAGGACGACCAGGCCGCTCTGAAGGACGTCCTGGCACGCTGCCCCGAACTGGACACGGCTGCCGGACATATCCGCGACTTCGGCGAAATCCTCACCGACCGGCTCGGGACCACACTCCCCACCTGGATCGACGCAGTCGACGCCAGCCAACTACCCGGCCTCACCAACTTCGCGCTCCACATGCTCCGAGACCTCGACGCCGTGACCGCCGGACTCACCCTCCACTGGAGCTCCGGCAGCATCGAAGGCGCCGTCAACCGCATCAAAAAGATCAAGAGGCAGCTCTACGGACGAGCCGGCTTCCACCTGCTGCGGAAGATGATCCTGCTCCAGTAGCAACTTGTA is a window from the Streptomyces spororaveus genome containing:
- a CDS encoding transposase; amino-acid sequence: MVHDLLAQGHSRWAIARHLGWGLNTVLRYANAPSWQDTFRENRPRPSRLDPYKPYLERRFAAGCTSVTHLHNELLADNAPVTYQMVRAHIAILRGTPAGTPTRPPTVRQVTGWLTQHPTTLSEDDQAALKDVLARCPELDTAAGHIRDFGEILTDRLGTTLPTWIDAVDASQLPGLTNFALHMLRDLDAVTAGLTLHWSSGSIEGAVNRIKKIKRQLYGRAGFHLLRKMILLQ